One stretch of Malus domestica chromosome 14, GDT2T_hap1 DNA includes these proteins:
- the LOC103455068 gene encoding manganese-dependent ADP-ribose/CDP-alcohol diphosphatase, protein MMGSTNGLTSVRGNQPLFSFGVISDVQYADIPDGCSFLGVPRYYRHSIVVLQRAVQRWNDQKKHKFVINFGDIVDGFCPKDQSLNAVRRVVDGFENFNGPVYHMIGNHCLYNLPHNKLIPILNIPSVDGRAYYDFSPAPEFRFVVLDGYDISAIGWPQDHPCTIEALKFLQEKNPNSDKNSPSGLEGLERRFLMFNGAVGKEQLEWLDGILQEATSLQQKVVICCHLPLDPGVSTKEALLWNYDEVMSVIHRYNCVKVCLAGHDHKGGHAVDSHGIHHRVLEAALECPPGTDAYGYIDVYDDKLSLNGTDRMASTDMLFNPQAHLQDKRHQEVRN, encoded by the coding sequence ATGATGGGCAGCACAAATGGCTTAACAAGTGTGCGGGGGAATCAACCTCTATTTTCGTTTGGGGTAATTTCTGACGTTCAGTATGCTGATATTCCTGATGGCTGCTCTTTCCTTGGTGTTCCACGATACTATCGTCATAGCATTGTTGTATTGCAAAGGGCCGTCCAAAGATGGAATGATCAGAAGAAGCATAAATTTGTGATCAATTTTGGGGACATTGTTGATGGTTTTTGCCCAAAAGACCAATCATTGAATGCTGTAAGAAGAGTTGTTGACGGATTTGAGAATTTCAATGGCCCCGTCTATCATATGATTGGTAATCATTGTCTGTACAATCTTCCCCACAACAAATTAATTCCGATATTGAACATTCCAAGTGTCGATGGTCGTGCCTACTACGACTTTTCACCAGCCCCAGAATTCAGATTTGTTGTTTTGGATGGCTATGATATCAGTGCTATTGGCTGGCCTCAAGATCATCCATGTACAATCGAGGCTTTGAAATTCCTTCAAGAGAAAAATCCAAATTCAGATAAGAACAGTCCGTCTGGACTGGAGGGCCTCGAGAGAAGGTTCCTTATGTTCAACGGAGCTGTTGGAAAGGAACAATTAGAATGGTTAGACGGCATCCTTCAGGAAGCAACAAGTTTGCAACAGAAAGTAGTGATTTGTTGCCATCTGCCTTTAGATCCCGGGGTATCAACCAAAGAAGCACTTTTGTGGAACTACGATGAAGTCATGAGTGTGATACACCGGTACAACTGCGTGAAGGTTTGCCTAGCTGGCCACGACCACAAAGGTGGCCACGCAGTTGATTCCCATGGAATACACCATAGAGTTCTTGAAGCTGCCCTTGAGTGCCCTCCCGGAACAGATGCTTATGGGTACATAGATGTTTATGATGATAAGCTTTCACTCAATGGTACTGACCGAATGGCGAGCACAGACATGCTATTCAATCCTCAAGCACACTTACAAGATAAACGGCATCAAGAAGTTCGTAACTAA
- the LOC103455069 gene encoding high-affinity nitrate transporter 3.2-like, with amino-acid sequence MASHGILLASLLVLSCLSQTSYGIVLFSSLKDSLFVTASHAENQVLKAGIDKLTVSWGLNQSSEAGTDSTFKTIKVKLCYAPVSQVDRGWRKTVDNLAKDKTCLLKIVERSYTSKSNDSVEWTIERDVPGATYFVRAYAFNAAGQEVAYGQTTNAKKTANLFVVEGISGRHMSLDIASVVFSVFSVLSLGGFFIAEKRRAKSS; translated from the exons ATGGCATCTCATGGGATTCTGTTGGCTTCACTTCTTGTGCTCTCTTGCTTATCCCAAACCTCCTATGGGATTGtcctcttttcttctctcaaggaTAGTCTCTTTGTTACTGCTTCACACGCAGAAAACCAGG TTCTGAAAGCAGGGATAGACAAGCTCACCGTTTCATGGGGGCTAAACCAGAGCTCCGAAGCCGGCACCGACTCAACCTTCAAGACCATCAAGGTCAAGTTATGCTACGCGCCGGTGAGCCAAGTCGACCGCGGGTGGAGGAAGACCGTCGACAACCTCGCCAAGGACAAGACATGCCTGTTGAAGATCGTCGAAAGGTCGTACACCAGCAAGTCCAACGACAGCGTCGAGTGGACCATCGAGCGCGACGTGCCGGGCGCCACGTACTTCGTACGCGCCTACGCCTTCAACGCCGCGGGTCAGGAGGTGGCGTATGGTCAGACTACGAACGCCAAAAAGACCGCCAACTTGTTTGTGGTGGAGGGAATCAGCGGCCGCCACATGTCGCTTGACATTGCATCGGTTGTCTTCAGTGTTTTCTCGGTTTTGTCCCTGGGTGGTTTCTTTATTGCTGAGAAGAGAAGGGCAAAGTCGTCATAA
- the LOC139191251 gene encoding uncharacterized protein — protein sequence MERRRFGRETRNGGPLLAMQHDIKQQQPVAAEVHRNKPQQVADLTDFMNDMFFGTVKVENKSYNLTGDDMDDEDDDSPRSTTPTTPTSKMTQEWLQEARRIVASSPTRSDSPSRLAAGSPRFAAGPQGQVNPRLSLSSALDRRDAMSRSARRYRAAESFSGEILSKSAKHSRNKSDVPPPDSPTSPASQAEISPASAVHKWFSNILKPNSNPPRAQQPNPPQAQQPNPPQAQQLNPGPAAQTIVPRQPVSRRSRFQNDPSSPRPHGIPIPSRRTFQSPTPLPDAHVLSPPKNLVPSAHRRSISSSTCSIEKSISRPNVIGWPNDAAQNEAQAQDFYLNRFLKVQRTRVEKVLDGQVNSKAKIVLSDTSNSKLFQVSINHAKEITFLNRSRSGTIVTILAT from the exons ATGGAAAGGAGAAGATTCGGCAGAGAAACCAGAAACGGGGGGCCGCTTTTAGCCATGCAGCACGATATTAAGCAGCAACAACCGGTTGCCGCAGAGGTCCACCGTAATAAACCCCAACAAGTGGCGGACCTCACGGACTTCATGAACGACATGTTCTTCGGCACCGTGAAGGTCGAGAACAAGTCGTATAACCTGACTGGAGACGACATGGACGACGAAGATGATGACAGCCCCAGATCCACCACACCCACTACGCCTACTAGCAAAATGACTCAGGAGTGGTTACAAGAGGCGAGGCGTATTGTTGCCTCGTCCCCGACTCGGAGTGACTCGCCCTCTCGACTCGCTGCTGGCTCACCACGGTTCGCAGCAGGTCCACAGGGTCAAGTTAACCCAAGATTGTCGCTCTCTTCCGCCCTAGATCGGCGGGACGCAATGTCTAGGTCCGCCAGAAG GTACCGCGCGGCGGAGAGTTTTAGTGGCGAGATTCTATCCAAGTCAGCCAAGCACTCCCGAAACAAGTCTGACGTGCCGCCCCCTGACTCGCCCACATCACCAGCGTCTCAAGCGGAAATTTCGCCGGCTTCTGCGGTGCATAAATGGTTTTCCAACATCCTCAAGCCCAACTCCAATCCCCCTCGGGCCCAACAACCCAATCCCCCTCAGGCCCAACAACCCAATCCCCCTCAGGCCCAACAACTCAATCCTGGGCCTGCAGCCCAAACAATCGTTCCCCGTCAACCGGTGAGCCGCAGGTCGCGGTTCCAAAACGATCCCTCCTCTCCTCGACCGCATGGGATCCCGATCCCTTCTCGACGGACATTCCAAAGCCCAACACCGTTGCCTGACGCCCATGTGCTCTCTCCGCCTAAAAATCTTGTCCCGTCGGCCCATCGTAGGTCCATATCGTCGTCTACTTGTTCCATTGAGAAGAGTATCTCAAGGCCCAATGTAATTGGATGGCCTAATGATGCAGCCCAAAATGAAGCCCAAGCCCAAGACTTTTACCTTAATAGGTTTCTCAAAGTGCAAAGGACTAGGGTTGAGAAAGTATTGGATGGCCAAGTTAATTCCAAGGCTAAAATCGTACTTTCGGACACCTCGAATAGTAAGCTATTTCAAGTTTCAATAAATCATGCTAAAGAAATCACATTTCTAAATCGCAGTAGGAGTGGTACAATAGTAACCATACTTGCTACGTAA
- the LOC108175332 gene encoding uncharacterized protein, with protein MRCHHIDKIGNVGTSTMVAAVCYAWLLENRVKKESKSKGNGEEEEYVVVPVMNVKRGRMWKQREAAWLFHHVGLDATSLLFADEVDLESLMMAGKLNILVVGQDVLTNNGEVGSQCTILTDNYCEDAYDLLESPLLKKLLLAGILLDTQNLKPSLQLSMTRDAEAVQLLLVGLASNYRNSLFDQLTQDQRDDSFLEALRKNYGKPPNESGGESRELVEQKVSERKSTSISRNQPTIQNSDKSPNDARNAKGVSPKLAKPSSSPVKAPSPAKAAPDASRKKNKFFLAQWFGFGPK; from the exons ATGAGATGTCACCATATTGATAAAATTGGAAATGTAGGTACAAGTACAATGGTAGCAGCAGTATGTTATGCATGGTTGCTTGAGAACagggtgaagaaggaaagtAAGAGCAAAGGGAATGGGGAGGAAGAGGAGTATGTGGTGGTTCCAGTGATGAATGTGAAGAGAGGGAGGATGTGGAAACAAAGAGAGGCTGCTTGGCTATTTCACCATGTTGGCCTTGATGCCACCTCATTGCTCTTTGCCGATGAG GTGGACTTGGAGAGTCTAATGATGGCCGGGAAATTAAACATTCTTGTGGTCGGACAAGATGTTCTGACAAACAATGGCGAG GTTGGATCTCAATGCACCATTCTGACAGATAATTACTGTGAAGATGCCTATGATCTACTTGAAAGCCCTTTGCTGAAGAAACTTTTG CTTGCAGGTATTTTGTTAGACACTCAAAATTTGAAGCCGTCCCTTCAACTGTCCATGACAAGAGACGCCGAGGCAGTTCAGTTGCTACTGGTTGGCTTAGCCTCCAATTACCGGAATTCACTTTTTGATCAAT TGACACAGGACCAAAGAGATGATTCCTTTCTTGAAGCTTTGCGGAAAAATTATGGGAAGCCTCCTAATGAAA GTGGGGGTGAGAGCAGAGAACTTGTGGAGCAGAAGGTTTCCGAGCGAAAATCAACCTCTATTTCCCGCAACCAACCCACCATCCAAAACTCAGACAAGAGTCCTAACGATGCAAGAAATGCAAAGGGGGTTTCACCAAAATTAG CTAAACCAAGTTCTTCGCCTGTCAAAGCCCCTTCACCTGCAAAAGCAGCACCTGATGCCTCCCGAAAAAAGAATAAGTTCTTCCTGGCACAGTGGTTTGGTTTTGGACCAAAGTGA
- the LOC114820934 gene encoding uncharacterized protein codes for MQDHIGIPACFSSGEKLSDDASAVTRSGHSVCMSVYRAKIAGQSRLITITWCKNLLLHGLSVSVEGPDGDQTQQHTCKVELKPWYFWRKQGSKRFVVDEKAVEIFWDLKAAKFNGGTEPKSEYYVAVVCDEEVVLVLGDLKKDAYRKAGFRPALTDPTLVSKKEHIFGKKKFSTKAKFYERGRSHEIAIECKNRGGGGGGGSGSIGSGSTLNGVEPELEIRVDGHLVVHVKHLQWKFRGNESIHINKLRIEVYWDVHDWLFSPGLRHALFIFKPNLPASSTSLSPLSRTSSSSPPFSSLASTPLSSQTSSGSVEGINNATSAGSSEFCLFLYAWKVE; via the coding sequence ATGCAAGACCACATTGGCATTCCTGCTTGCTTCTCATCAGGTGAGAAGTTAAGTGATGATGCTTCGGCTGTGACTAGGTCAGGCCACAGTGTGTGCATGTCAGTGTACAGAGCCAAGATAGCCGGTCAGAGCCGCTTGATCACGATCACATGGTGCAAAAACCTGCTCCTCCACGGCCTGTCGGTGTCCGTGGAGGGTCCGGATGGAGATCAAACCCAGCAGCACACTTGCAAAGTTGAACTCAAGCCGTGGTACTTCTGGAGGAAGCAAGGTTCCAAGCGCTTTGTGGTTGATGAGAAAGCAGTGGAAATCTTCTGGGACCTCAAGGCGGCGAAATTTAACGGCGGGACGGAGCCGAAGTCGGAGTACTACGTGGCGGTTGTTTGTGACGAGGAAGTTGTTTTGGTTCTTGGTGATCTCAAAAAAGATGCTTATAGAAAAGCAGGTTTTAGACCTGCCCTGACTGATCCCACTTTGGTTTCCAAAAAGGAGCACATTTTTGGTAAGAAGAAGTTTTCCACAAAAGCTAAGTTTTATGAGAGAGGCAGATCGCATGAAATTGCAATTGAATGCAAAAACAGAGGTGGTGGCGGCGGCGGTGGCAGCGGGAGCATTGGGAGTGGAAGTACCCTTAATGGGGTGGAGCCAGAGTTGGAGATTAGGGTTGATGGGCATTTGGTGGTTCATGTGAAGCATCTTCAATGGAAGTTTAGAGGTAATGAGTCCATTCACATCAACAAGTTGAGAATTGAGGTTTATTGGGATGTCCATGACTGGCTTTTTAGTCCTGGATTAAGGCATGCATTGTTTATTTTCAAGCCAAATTTGCCTGCTTCAAGTACATCTCTATCGCCATTGTCGAGAACCTCGTCGTCCTCACCGCCATTTTCGTCATTGGCATCAACTCCATTGTCATCTCAGACTAGTTCTGGGTCAGTAGAAGGGATTAATAACGCAACTTCTGCCGGTTCATCTGAGTTTTGCTTGTTTCTTTATGCCTGGAAAGTTGAATGA
- the LOC103415189 gene encoding uncharacterized protein: MQSLSASIRLVRRQRVDSSKIAHFRSIGAYQLSGGSGFSSLASDRLASAKKLGDLSGFGSSKSSLFQSVSKFSYRSSAPFTTTSSQNAAPASCNSSLFKSARLSSFRCAAVSPPFPSRCIATGGNSVQSATQDSGMSVSDVAPCIKFKRLDKTAHHIMQILDKEALEEVKAQREIPDVRPGYMVQLRVEVPDNKRRVSVVKGVVIARRNAGLNTTIRIRRQVAGVGVESLFPLYSPNIKEIKVLDKKKVRRAKLYYVRDKINAFKKQS, encoded by the exons ATGCAATCTTTAAGTGCGAGCATCCGATTGGTCCGAAGGCAAAGGGTCGACAGCTCAAAAATTGCTCATTTCAGATCGATTGGAGCTTACCAATTGAGTGGAGGTTCTGGGTTTAGTTCGTTGGCGTCGGATCGTTTGGCCTCTGCCAAGAAATTGGGGGATTTATCGGGTTTTGGGTCTTCGAAGAGTTCCTTGTTTCAGTCAGTTTCCAAGTTTTCGTATCGATCTTCGGCCCCGTTC ACAACAACGAGCTCTCAAAATGCGGCCCCAGCTTCCTGTAATTCCAGCTTATTCAAGAGTGCTCGACTAAGCTCTTTTCGATGTGCGGCAGTTTCACCTCCTTTCCCGAGCAGGTGCATTGCAACAGGGGGAAATTCTGTTCAGTCAGCCACTCAAGATTCAGGAATGTCTGTCTCTGATGTAGCTCCTTGCATCAAATTCAAGAGGCTTGATAAAACTGCCCACCACATAATGCAG ATTCTAGATAAGGAAGCTTTAGAGGAAGTGAAGGCGCAGAGAGAAATACCAGACGTTAGGCCTGGTTATATGGTGCAACTCAGAGTG GAAGTACCCGACAACAAGCGACGTGTTTCAGTCGTGAAAGGTGTTGTGATTGCTAGACGTAATGCTGGTCTAAACACTACAATTAGAATCAGGAGGCAAGTGGCTGGAGTCGGGGTTGAATCTCTCTTCCCATT GTATTCGCCTAACATAAAGGAAATTAAGGTGCTGGACAAGAAGAAAGTGCGGAGGGCCAAGCTGTACTATGTCAGGGACAAAATCAATGCATTCAAGAAGCAATCGTAG